The Mycolicibacterium aurum genome segment TTGACGAGTTCGTCGGCGTCGATACCGACGGCCAGGATCTCGCGGGTGAACTTCGCCGCTTCGGCGTCGGCGCGCAGAAACACCTCGGCGTCCGGATCGTCGACCCTGGGCAACCCCATCGCCCGCTGAATTCGCTCGAACAACTCGAGATCGACGCCGGCCTTGCGCGCGGCCTGCCGGGCCGACACGTAGATGCCGTCGTCACCGATGACGCGTCGAGACCCCAGCAGCATCGGTGCCGGGGTACCGCGGATCTGCTCGACGCCGACGCCTCGTGCCAGAAGCCAGCGGATCAGCTCGGCACGCTCGGCGCGCGCTTCTCCGTCAAGGCCGTCCAGCAGCCCGGATGCTTCGAGATCGACGTCGTCGGCCACGTGCCCAACGTATACGGTCGCCAGATGACGTCGGCAACGCTGGAGAGCTTCCCGCCGCTCGTCGCCGCAGGCGCGCGGATTCTCATCCTCGGCAACATGCCCGGCGTCGCATCACTCGAGGCGCGGCAGTACTACGCGCACCCGCGCAACGCCTTCTGGCCCATCACCGGCGCACTGTTCGGCGTCGATCCCGGCGCGCCCTACAGCGCGCGCGTCGCCGCGCTGACGGCAGCGGGGGTCGCGGTGTGGGATGTACTGAAGCACTGCCGCCGGATCGGCAGCCTGGATGCCTCCGTAGAACCAGACAGCATGGTGCCCAACGACTTCGACGCGTTTTTCGCGGCCCATCCCGGAATCACACATGTCTACTTCAACGGCGCCGCGGCGGAGAAGAACTACCGTCGCCTGGTCATCGCAGGTGGCGCGCTATGCTACCGCCGGCTGCCGTCGACCAGTCCGGCGCACACCGCGCGGTACGACGCCAAACTGGCCGCGTGGCGGCAGATCACGTCCGACGCTGCCCGTACGTAGCGGCATACTCCCCCGGCGTGCATCCGAGCATCGCGCGAAAGTCGTTGATGAAGTGCGCCTGGTCATACCACCCCAGCCGGATCGCGAGATCGGCGTGGTCGACACCCGGGTCGGTCTCGATCGCCAGCGCGGCGTTCTGCAGCCGGTACCGGCACAGCACCCACTTCACGGGCACCCCGACGTAACGCCGGAACACCCGCTGTGTGGTGCGCGCGCTCCACGGCGAGTGGCTCATCACCTGATCGACGCGATGGACGCCGGCGTCGTCGCGGATCCGGTCGACCAGGCGCGTCAGTGCAACATAGCTGCCGTCGGGTTGACCGCCCTGCCCGATCAGGCGGTCCAGCCGCGAGGCCGCGGCATCGACGTCGTCGGGAAAACGAACGGGCACCCCGAAAAGGCCCTCGTCCACCGGCACGATGCGACCGGTCATCGCCGACGCGTCACCGCCGAACCTCGCGGTGTAGCCCCCGGGCAGAAAACGTGCCCCGACCACCCACCCGCGCTCGCGGATCGTGGTCCGGAACACCCGCTCGACGACCCCGTGCACGAGCGTGGAGGGCAGCGGAAAGCCGTGTCTGACACCGTCATCGCCCCACTCGTGGGTCAGATGCATCGCCGGGAACGTGATGACGGCGCTGTCGAACGGCTCCTGCCCCCGCAGGTCCCAGGTGACGGACCAGAAGTACTCGACGTACCGCGCGGTGTCCCCGACGGCGGGCATGCGTGTCAGGTCGAAGGCGGACGTGCTGGCCGGGCGCCCGACCACCCCGCGCAGCGGCTCGCCGCCTGTCGCGTTTTTCCAAGCGCCCACCGTGACAAGGCTACGAAACTCGGGGGCATGACTGATGCACCCATCCCCGCCGGATACACCAGCCTGACCCCGTTCCTGTGCGTCGACGGCGCAGCGGCGGCGGTCGACTTCTACGCCACGGTGTTCGGCGCCACCGTGGTCGAGAAGATGGACGGCCCCGACGGCACCGTCGCCCACGCCGAGCTGGATTTCGGCTCCGGCCGCCTGCAACTCGGCGACCCCGCCGACGCCTACAAGATCGCCGCGCCCGACGCAGGCGCGGACGTCGTCACCCATTCGATCGCGCTGTACTGCGGTGACGTCGACGACGTCGTGGCCAAGGCCGAGAAGGCCGGCGCGACTGTCCGGGAGGCGCCGCAGGATTTCCCGACCGGTGACCGGTTCGCGTCCCTGCGCGACCCGTTCGGGATCCGGTGGACGGTGATGACGCGCGTCGAGGACGTCACCGCCGAGGAGCGGGACCGGCGGCTGAGCGAATGGGCTGCGCAGAACGTGAACTAGCGTGGCGGCATGTCCTGCGTGTTCTGCGCCATCGTCGCCGGTGACGCCCCTGCCATCCGGATCTACGAGGACGACGACTTCCTCGCTCTCCTCGACATCCGACCCTTCACCAGGGGCCACACCCTCGTGATCCCCAAGGTCCACACCGTCGACCTCACCGACACGCCCGGAGAGACCGTGGCGCAGATGGCCGTCATCGGCCAGCGCATCGCCAAGGCGGCACGCGCGTCGGGCCTGCACGCCGACGGCAACAACATCGCCATCAACGACGGCAAGTCCGCGTTCCAGTCGGTGTTCCACATCCACCTGCATGTGGTCCCCCGCCGCGACGGCGACAAGCTGTCGTTCGCCAAGGGGATGCTGGTGCGCCGGGACTCCGACCGCGAGGAAACCGGACGGCTGCTGCGCGAGGCACTGGCGCATGTGGACAGCGCGGAGAAGGATTGAGCGCATGGGCGTTGCACTGTGGCTTGAGCAGAATGTCGGCTACCGGATATTGATGCTCCACGACAAGCTGTACAAGAGCACCGGCGGGCGCATCGGCCACCGCATTCCCCTGCCCGGCGTCGCCCCCAGCCTCCTGCTGCATACCGTGGGGGCCAAAACCGGCCGGCAGCGGACGAACACGCTGTCGTACTTCCCCGACGGCGGCAGCTACTACGTCGTCGCGTCCAAGGGCGGGGACCCTAAAGCGCCGGGCTGGTACCACAACCTCAAAGCCAACCCTGACGTCGAAATCAACCTCGGCCCACAGCGTCTGGCCGTCACAGCCACGCCCTTGCTGCCTGGCGACCCTGACTATGCGCGGCTGTGGACGCTGGTCAACGAGGGCAACTCGCACCGCTACGAGGGCTACCAGAAGCGGACCACACGGCCCATTCCGGTGGTGCGGCTGACGCCGAAGGCCTAGAACAGCTCCTTGGCCAACAGCTCCAGCGTGGTTTCGCGGGCCGGCGAGGTGGCCGGGTCGACTCCGCGGTAGGCCGCGGCCACCGGGTGCACCATCACTTCGTCGACACCGAAGTGCTCTGCGAGGTCACGCACCTGGTCGGCGGCCTCCGCCGGCGACCCGACGACGGCCTGACGCACACCGGCCTCGATGACGGCCTGGGCCCGCGGCCCGAGGTCCAGCGCTTCGGCGTCCTCGACGAGGTCGAGCGCCACCAGCGGCTGCCCGGTGCGCAACCGCGCCATCATCTGCAGGTTCGGCAGCAGCAGACGCATTGCCTCGTCGTGGGTTTCGGCGACGACCGCGTTGACGGTCAGGAACGTCACGGGTTCGGGTGTCAGCTCACTGGGCACGAAGTTGTCGCGGTAGTACTGCAGCGCCTCTTCGGTGCCCTGCCCGGCGAAGTGATGCGCGAAGACGTAGGGCAGCCCCTTGGCCGCAGCAAGGCGCGCCGAGTACATCGACGAGCCCAGCAGCCAGAGCCTCGGTTCGGTGACCGCGGCGGGCGTGGCCTTGAGGATGTAGTTGTCGCGCATCAGGTCGCGGGGCAGCGGCACCCGCACGCCCTTGCTGCTCATCAGCGCCATGACGTCGTCGAGGTACTCGGGGAACTGCTCGATGTCGCGGTCGTCGCGTCCCGCAGGCCCGCGCAGCGCCATCGACGTGACCGGATCCGAGCCAGGCGCCCGTCCGATGCCCAGATCGATGCGCCCGGGGTGCGCGGCCTCCAGAAGTGCGAACTGCTCGGCGACGGCCAGAGGTGCGTGGTTGGGCAGCATCACGCCGCCGGAGCCCAGCCGCAGCGACGACGTGTGCGCGGCGAGGTGAGCGATCAGCACGGGCGGGCTGGTGGCCGCGACCGCGGGCATGTTGTGGTGCTCGGCGATCCAGTACCGGGTGTATCCGAGCCGGTCGGCGGCCTGCGCCAGCAACGTGGTGGCGGCCAGCGCATCGGAGGTGCTCTGGTCGGAGCGCACGGGGACGAGATCGAGGACAGAAAGACGCATTGACAGTGCAACGCCTCGGGGCCGCGATCCGTTCCCGGTTTCGGCGTGGTTGCCGTCGCTCATGGGCAACCGTCAGGCCGACATCGCGCGGGCGGTCGCGAAGATGTCGTCCATCATCGCGGGGGTGAGCCTGCCGGTGAAGGTGTTCTGCTGGCTGGGGTGGAAACAGCCGAGCAATTCGACGTCACCGCGCGGCGTCGTCAGCGTGGCGGTCGCACCGTGGCCGAATTTCGGCGCGGGTGTGCCCACCGACCCGCCGTTCCTGCGGACCAGTGCCAGGGCCACCTGCCACGCGAACCCTCCCAACGCGACGATGACGCGCACGTCGGCGCCGGTCAACCGCCACTCCGCGTCCAGCCACGGGGCACAGGCCGTCCGCTCCGCAGGCGTCGGCGCATTCTCCGGCGGCGCGCACCGCACCGCGGCGGCCACCCGAATGTCGTTGAGCTGCAAGCCGTCTGCGCTGTCGGTGCAGGTGGCCTGGTTCGCCAGCCCGCTGCGGTGCAGCGAGGCGAACAGGAAATCACCCGAGCGGTCGCCGGTGAACACCCTGCCGGTGCGGTTGGCGCCGTGTGCCGCGGGTGCCAGCCCGACGACCAGAATCCGGGGCTGCTCCGAGCCGAAGCCGGGCGCCGGCCTGCCCCAGTAAGGCTGGTCGGCGTAGGACTTGCGCTTGACCGCTGCAGCCTCCTCACGCCACTGCACCAACCGCGGGCACGCACGGCACACCGACACCTCGGCGTCGAGCTGCTTGAGACTTCTGGCCGATGCCGCCATCTCGGTCACCTCCGCGGGCGTCGCCGCCACCGCGGTGCGTCGCGTCGCCGGATCACCGGGCCAACCGCTGCCCGGCCGCACCGGGGTGTCGAACGCACCGCCGATGCGTGGGTGCGGCAGCTGAGGGCGGGACCGACTCACCATTCGTTACCAAGAAGCACGGTTCATCGTTACCACGAAACGCCGTTTCCCTCAGTCGAAGACCGACGCCGCTGGCTCACCATTGAGCGCGGAGGGTTTTCGATTGGGGACACACATGCGGCGAGCAAAAGCAGCAATTCTCGGCATCTGCATCCTGGTCACCGGGTGCGGCAACATCAGTAGCGCGGACACGGCGCCGCCGCCGAGCCGCACGTTGATCCCGCGGCCGCTGGTGGAACGGGAGCTGGGTGAATTGCTCGTGGCCCCCGAACAGGTGGCTGCGGCGATGGGGGTGCCGGCGATGACGGCCATCGAGGCACAGACCTCGATGTCGGACAACAGCGCGATCATGGCACCGCCGGAATGCCTGGCGATCGACGGCGCCGCCGAACTGCAGGTCTACGCCAACAGCGGCTACCTGGCCGAACGCGATCAGAGCCTCAACGACGGCGAAGGCTGGAAAACCTACGTGAAGCAGTCGGTCGTGCTGTTTCCGTATCTGGAGAAGGCCGCCGAGTTCTTCGACGCCTCCGTCGAGCAGTGGCCCTCGTGCCATGAGTACTCCCACACGCAGAGCGGTTCACAGTGGTCGGTCGGCGAGATCGTCACCGCGGACCGCACGCTGAGCACCGTCGCCACCCAACGGGATGCGGCGGCTCCGGGCTGGGGATGCGGGCGCGCGCTGGTGCAGCGCAACAACGTGATCGTCGACGTCAACACGTGTAGCGCCAACCCGGCCGGGTCGGCGTTGACCATCGCCCAGCAGGTTGCCGCCAACGTCGACGCGCACTGGTAGGGCCGGACAGCCGGAAACGAAAAGAGGTCGTTCCGCCGCCGCCCGCGCTGCTACATTCGCCGCGATATCCCATGACGCAACCGACGGCGACCGCGGGCAGACGCACCCCGCTGCTCCTGATCATGTTCGCGGCGCTGATGGCCGGTGCGGGCAACGGCATCTCGATCGTCGCGTTCCCGTGGCTGGTGCTGCAGCGCAACGGCTCAGCCCTCGATGCCTCGATCGTCGCGATGGCGGGCACGCTGCCCCTGCTGGCCGCGACCGTGCTCGCCGGGGCCGCCGTGGATTTCCTGGGCCGCAGGCGGGTCTCGATGATCTCCGACACGCTGTCGGCCCTGTCCGTGGCCGCGGTGCCGGTGCTCGCGCTGATATTCGGGGCGCACGTGATCAACGTCGCGGTACTGGCCGGGCTGGCGGCGCTCGGCGCGTTCTTCGATCCGGCGGGGATGACAGCGCGGGAGACGATGCTGCCGGAGGCCGCCCAGCGCGCCGGCTGGACACTCGACCACGCGAACTCGGTCTACGAAGCCATCTTCAACCTGGCCTACATCGTCGGTCCCGGCATCGGCGGACTGCTGATCGCGACCCTCGGCGGCATCGACACCATGTGGGTGACCGCCGGTGCGTTCGTCCTGTCGATCGTCGCGATCGGCGTGCTTCGACTGGAGGGCGCGGGCAAGCCCGACCCGTCGGCGATGTCCGCCGGTGTATGGGCGGGGATCGTCGAAGGTCTGCGCTTCGTGTGGAACTCCAAGGTGCTGCGGACGTTGGCGTTCGTGGATCTGGCGGCGACCGGGCTGTACATGCCGATGGAAAGCGTGCTGTTCCCGAAGTACTTCACCGACCGCAACGAGCCCGCGCAGCTCGGCTGGGTGTTGATGGCGCTGAGTATCGGCGGCCTGGTCGGTGCGCTCGGGTATGCCGTGATGTCGAAGTACATGAAGCGACGCACCGTCATGCTGACCGCCGTGCTGACCCTGGGGGTGGCGATGACGGTGATCGCGTTCCTACCGCCGCTGCCCGTCATCCTGCTGCTGTGCGTGGTCGTCGGCTTCGTCTACGGACCGATCGCACCGATCTACAACTACGTGATGCAGACCCGCGCGCCGCAGCATCTGCGCGGACGCGTGGTCGGGGTGATGGGGTCGCTGGCGTACGCCGCGGGCCCGCTCGGGCTGATCCTGGCCGGCCCGCTCGCCGACGCCAGCGGGTTGCACGCCACATTCCTGGCGCTGTCGCTGCCGATGCTGGCCCTTGGTGTCGCGGCGGTGTTCATGCCTGCGCTACGGGACCTGGACAGCCCGCCGGGCGACGGGGCTAGAGCGGACTCAGGTATTCCTTGAGGAACCGGCCGACGGCGCGCAACCAGCGGCGGCGGGCGGTCTGCGACATGTCCTCGACCAGATCGAGATCGGCGATGACGTAACCGCCGTCGGCCCGGTACCACATACCGGCCATACACAATTCGATGGCCGCCATCGTCGTCACCCGTCCGGGTGCGATCGCGTCGAGGCGATCATCCGGCACGAACGCCGGGTACGTCGATCCGATCCGGTCCGCGACGGCGCGCACATGGATCTCCAGCGCGAGGGTCGACAACAGCGCCGACCGCTCCCTGTTCTGCAATGTCTTCATCTGGGCGAAGACCACACTGTCCCGCATGCCACGAAGAATAGCCGTAACACGGCCGTAACATGAATTTGCCCGCCCTACACTGGCGTTGTGCAGCAGCTGGCGAGCCTGATCACCGAATTGCCCGACGGCACCGTCGTCACCGATCCGGACATCCTGGAGTCCTACCGGTTCGACCGGGCGGCCGATCCGGGTGCCGGCACCCCGATCGCCGTCGTCCGGCCGCGCCGCACCGAAGAGGTCCAGGCGGTACTGCGGTGGGCCACCACCCACCGGATCGCCGTGGTGCCACGTGGCATGGGCACCGGATTATCCGGTGGCGCAACAGCACTCGATGGCGGCATCGTGCTGAGCACCGAGAAGATGCGCGACATCTCGGTGGACCCGATCACCCGCACCGCCGTCGTCCAGCCCGGCCTGCTCAACGCCGAGGTGAAGAAGGCCGTCGCCGAGTACGGCCTGTGGTACCCGCCCGACCCGTCGTCGTATGAGATCTGCAGCATCGGCGGCAACATCGCCACCAATGCCGGCGGGCTGTGCTGCGTGAAGTACGGGGTCACCACCGATTACGTGCTGGGGCTGCAGGTGGTGCTGGCTGACGGCACCGCGGTGCGGCTCGGCGGCCCGCGGCTCAAAGACGTCGCCGGGCTGTCGCTGACCAAGCTCTTCGTCGGCAGCGAGGGCACCCTCGGCGTGGTCACGGAGGTCACCCTGAAGCTCTTGCCCGCCCAGACCGGTGCGTGCACCGTCGTCGCGACGTTCGACTCCGTCGAGGACGCCGCCAACGCCGTCGTCGCGATCACCGGCAAGATCCGGCCGTCGATGCTGGAGTTCATGGACTCGGCGGCGATCAACGCCGTCGAGGACAAGTTGAAGATGGGGCTGGACCGCCACGCCGCCGCCATGATGGTCGCCGCGTCCGACGATCGAGGTCCGGCCGGCGCGCAGGATGCCGAGTTCATGGCTGCGGTGTTCACCGAACACGCTGCGAAGGAAGTCTTTTCGACGTCCGACCCCGAGGAAGGTGAGGCGTTTGTCGCCGCCCGCCGCTTCGCGATCCCCGCGGTGGAGGCCAAGGGCTCACTCCTACTCGAGGACGTCGGGGTTCCCCTGCCCGCGCTGGCCGAACTCGTCGCAGGGGTGGGCAAGATCGCGGCCAACCGGGACGTGATGATCTCGGTGATCGCCCACGCCGGGGACGGAAACACCCACCCGCTGATCGTGTTCGACCCCGCCGACGCCGACATGGAGCAGCGGGCCCAACAGGCTTTCGGCGAGATCATGGACCTCGCGGTCGGGCTGGGCGGGACGATCACCGGCGAGCACGGCGTCGGGCGGCTCAAACGCCCGTGGCTGGCCGGTCAGCTGGGTCCGGAGGCGATGGAACTGAACCGGCGGATCAAGACCGCGCTCGACCCGGACGGGATCCTCAACCCCGGCGCGGCGATCTGACGCCGATCTCCGGCGAGGTCACCCTCCATCGCGTCACCACGCGACATCATTGACATCTTCCGTCAGTTGTCCTACGAATAAGACATGATCGCAGTTTTGTCTCAGGAGTTGCCCGCCCGGTTCGAACTGGCCGACGCGTCGACCTGGGCCGACCCGTGGCCGATGTACCGGTCGCTGCGCGATCACGACCCCGTGCACCACGTCGTGCCGGCCGACAAGCCCGACCATGACTACTACGTGCTGTCCCGGCACGCCGATATCTGGGCCGCCGCGCGGGACCACCAGACGTTCTCGTCGGCGCAGGGCCTGACCGTCAACTACGGCGAGCTGGACCTCATCGGGCTCGCCGACAACCCGCCGATGGTGATGCAGGATCCGCCCGTGCACACCGAGTTCCGCAAGCTGGTGGCCCGCGGATTCACCCCTCGGCAGGTGGAGGCCGTCGAGCCCAAGGTCCGCGAGTACGTGATCGAGCGGATCGACGCGCTACGGGCCAACGGTGGCGGCGACATCGTCGCCGAACTCTTCAAGCCGCTGCCGTCGATGGTCGTGGCGCACTACCTCGGCGTACCCGAGGCCGACCGCGGCAAGTTCGACGGCTGGACCGACGCGATCGTCGCCGCCAACACCGCCGAAGGTGGAATCGGTGGAGCGCTCGGGACTGTCGGCGATGCGCTGGGCGAGATGATGGCGTACTTCACCGCGCTCATCGAACTCCGCAGGGCCGAACCCGAGGATGACACGGTGTCCCATCTGGTGGCCGCAGGTGTCGGCGCCGACGGCGATGTCGCCGGGGTGCTGTCGGTGCTGGCGTTCACGTTCACAATGGTCACCGGCGGCAACGACACCACCACCGGCATGCTCGGCGGCGCCGTCCAACTACTGCACCAGCGGCCGGATCAACGGCAATTGCTGGTGCGCGACCCCGGGCTGATCGGCGACGCCGTCGACGAGCTCCTGCGATTGACGTCGCCGGTACAGATGTTGGGGCGCACGGTGACCCGGGACGTCACGATCGGCGACACCCGGATTCCCGAGGGCCGCCGGGCGATGCTCCTGTACGGGTCGGGCAACCGGGACGAGCGCCACTACGGCGACGACGCGGGCGAGCTCGACATCACCCGCAAGCCGCGGAACATCCTGACCTTCAGCCACGGCGCACACCACTGCCTCGGCGCGGCTGCGGCGCGAATGCAGTCGCGGGTCGCGCTGACCGAATTACTCTCCCGCATTCCGGATTTCGAGGTCGACGAATCCGGGATCACCTGGGCCGGCGGCAGCTACGTGCGCCGGCCGGTGTCGGTGCCGTTCCGGGTGACGCACTGATGGCGGGCGACTGGCTGGCGGGACGCCGCACCGAGGTGGCCGCCGACCGCATTCTGGACGCGGCGGGTGAGCTGTTCGCCGCCCAGCCCGCCGCCACGGTCGGCATGCACGAGATCGCCGCGGCAGCAGGCTGTTCCCGCGCAACCCTGTACCGGTACTTCGAGAACCGGGAAGCGCTGTACACGGCGTACGTGCACCGGGAGAGCTACCGGCTCTACCGCGAGATGACCGAGCAGATCATGTCGTTCGACGATCCGCGAGAGCGGCTGATCGAAGGCATGGTGTCGTCCCTGCGCAACGTGCGTGAAAGTCCGGCACTGGCATCGTGGTTCGCCACCGCCCAACGGCCCATCGGCGCGGAGATGGCCGAGGAGTCCGAGGTAATCAAGGCCTTGACGGAGGCGTTCGTCATCTCCCTCGGGCCTGACGACGCCGACCTGGTCGCCCATCGCGCGCGCTGGCTGGTGCGCGTCATGACCTCGCTGATGTTGTTCCCCGGCCACGACGAAGCCGACGAGCGCAGCATGCTCGAAGAGTTCGTCGTCCCGATCGTGCTACCGAAGCGCTCGGCCGATCACGGCGCGCAGTGAGTCTGCGCCCTACTGCCGGGCCATCGAGATGGTCATCTTGTCCTGCGGCGTGATGAGGTGGTCGTGGGCGTCGTCACCGACGTCGATCCTCACCCAGTCGATGGTGCCCGTGAAGCGATTGCCGTGCGGGCCATAGTCCGGTGAGGTCGGCGAGCCGGTGTCGGACCCGACGTCGCAGGCCTCGTCGGCGGAGAACGCCATCGGTTCGGTCCGCTCGACTCGCCCTGTCCCGACGGGCTTTCCGTCGCAATAGAGCGTGACAGTGCCACCTTTGGCCAAACCGCCGCCGTCGTAAGCGAATTCGAAGCCGACGTGATGCTGCCCCGGCGGAATCGGTTGATCGGCCGTGACGTAGTAGTAGTCGATGCCGAAGAAGTTGTAGCAGTACTTCAGCCGGTTCTCGTGGGTGTACAGGCACCAGCCGCCCACGCCGCCACCCTGGCTGACGATGACACCCTTGGCGCCGTCATCCGGAACCGAGATCATCGCCGTCACCGAATGCGAGCGGTTCTTGATGTTCAGCACGCAGTTCTCCAGCAGCCGCATGCCGGAGAACAGCATCTGCGTGGTTCCCTTGATCAACTGCGGCCTGCCGGCGATGCCGGAATCGAAACGCTCGAACGAGCGATCGTCGATCGGCACCACGTTGTACTTGACCGCCTCGATCAGCCAAAGTCGTTGCAGGTCAGCGAGCTTCTCGGGATGCTCGGCCGCGAGGTCGTGGGCCTGCGTCCAGTCGTCGGGGGCGTAGAGCTCCCAGACGTCCTCCTCGAGGGTCGGATGCTGGACGAGCCACGGCGTGCGATGCTTGGTGACCGCGGTCCAGCCCTTGTGGTAGATGCCCCGGTTGCCGAACATCTCGAAGTACTGCACGGTGTGCGTTTCCTCCGCGTCGCGGCTGCGCAACGTGGGCATCATGCTGACCCCCTCGAGCGGGGCCTGCTGGATGCTGTTCACCACCGTGGGGGCAGGCAGGTTCGCGGCCTCGAGGATCGTCGGCACCACGTCGATGACGTGGTGGAACTGATCGCGTGTCTCACCTTTGGCCGTAATCCCTTTCGGCCAGTGGACGATTGTCCCGTTACGCGTGCCACCCCAGTGGGACGCGACCTGCTTGGTCCACTGATACGGTCCGCACAGCGCGTGCGCCCACCCGACGGCGTAGTGGTTGTACGCGGCGGGGGTCCCGAAGTCGTCGATCTTCGACAGCAGGAACTCCGTGGTCTCGATGCCCGCCAGGCCGTTCAGTGTGCACATCTCGTTGAAACAGCCGTTCGGCGTGCCTTCGGCCGACGCACCGTTGTCGCCGATGATGTAGTAGATCAGCGTGTTGTCGAGGACCCCGAGATCGTCGATCGCGTCGACCACCCGGCCGACCTCGTAGTCGGTCTGCTCGAGGAAGCCGGCGTAGATCTCCATCTGCCGGGCGAGCACAGGTTTCAGTTCGGCGGGCATGTCGTCCCACGCCGGGATCTCGTCGTGGCGTGCGGTCAACTCCGCATTCTCGGGGACGACGCCCAGCGCTTTCTGCTTGGGCAGCATGGTCTCCCGCAGGACGTCCCACCCGTCGTCGAACTTGCCGCGGTACTTGTCCGACCACTCCTTGGGCACATGGTGGGGCGCGTGCGTGGCGCCCGGCGCGAAGTACATGAAGAACGGCTTGTCCGGTGCCAATGCCTTCTGCTGGCGTACCCAGGTGATCGCGCGATCGGCCAGATCCTCGGTGAGCGTGTAGCCCTCCTCCGGCGTCTTCTCCGGTTCGACAGGTGTGGTGCCCTCGTACAGGCCCGGGTAGTACTGGTTGGCTTCTCCCCCGATGAATCCGTAGAAGTGCTCGAAGCCAGATCCCGTGGGCCACTGCCCGAACGGCCCGACCGGTGAGACCTCCCACACCGGCACCTCGTGGCACTTGCCGAACTGGCTGGTCGAGTACCCGTTCAGGCGCAGCGTTTCGGCAACGGGAGCTTTGTCCTTCGGCCGGATGCTGGAGTAGCCCGGCGCCGATGTGGCGATCTCGGTGACCCCACCCATCCCTACCGAGTGATGATTGCGCCCGGTCAGCAGAGCCTGACGGGTGGGCGAGCACAGGGCCGTGGTGTGGAACCTGTTGAGCTTCACACCATTGGCCGCGAGCCGCTCCGCGGTCGGCGTATTGCACGGACCGCCGAAGGCCGAGCTGGCGCCGAAGCCCACGTCGTCGAGGAGAACGATCAGGATATTGGGAGCGCCTTCGGGCGGCCGCAGCATCGTGATGGGCGGATACGTGGTATCGGGATCTCTGGCGTCGTAGGTGGTCAACCCGACGTGCTGCGGGTCAGGAATCGGAAGAATGTTGCGCGCGACATCATTCGAACCTGCTGACGTTGGACCCTGAGCTGATGATTCAGACAAGGCTGTCCTCTCGACCTGAGAGCCACACTTCTTGGGCTCTGCGGAGGCAAGAATAGGCCGTGCACTCACCGAGTGCCGGATATTGACACGGTCGACGATCACACGTCACCGCGTCGTCACCGTCCCGCTACGCCACCCAGTAGGCCTGCGCCTTGACCGACTTTCGCGGAATCTTGAAGTCCTCCCGCAACACCTTGGCGACCTCGCGTGTGGTGCGGTTGTCGCACGCCACCCAACCGAAGTGGTCGGACGCATCGAAGGCGGCCGAGCCGACCGCCGCGACCAGCGCGGCACCGGCGTCCTCACGCTCCACCCACGTCACGTCGGCACTGCGGCGCACCGGCAGCTGCCTGTCGTCGTCGTGCGCAGCTTCGAGGAAGATCTGCGCAGGCGTATCACCGATGGCGTCGAGCAGCGAGTTGATGGCCGGCAGCGAGGCCGTGTCACCCACGATCACGTAACCGGCCGGCGCCGGCTCCGGCAGCGAGAAGTTGCTGCCGAGCACCGTGGCCTCGATCGTGTCCCCGGGCTCGGCCAGCTGCGCCCAGCGCGACGCGATGCCGTCGTGCAAGGCGAACTCGACGTCGACCGTGCCGTTGGCGGGATCGGGGTCGACCAGCGTGTATCCCCGCTGGT includes the following:
- a CDS encoding sensor domain-containing protein — encoded protein: MRRAKAAILGICILVTGCGNISSADTAPPPSRTLIPRPLVERELGELLVAPEQVAAAMGVPAMTAIEAQTSMSDNSAIMAPPECLAIDGAAELQVYANSGYLAERDQSLNDGEGWKTYVKQSVVLFPYLEKAAEFFDASVEQWPSCHEYSHTQSGSQWSVGEIVTADRTLSTVATQRDAAAPGWGCGRALVQRNNVIVDVNTCSANPAGSALTIAQQVAANVDAHW
- a CDS encoding HIT family protein — translated: MSCVFCAIVAGDAPAIRIYEDDDFLALLDIRPFTRGHTLVIPKVHTVDLTDTPGETVAQMAVIGQRIAKAARASGLHADGNNIAINDGKSAFQSVFHIHLHVVPRRDGDKLSFAKGMLVRRDSDREETGRLLREALAHVDSAEKD
- a CDS encoding DNA-deoxyinosine glycosylase; amino-acid sequence: MTSATLESFPPLVAAGARILILGNMPGVASLEARQYYAHPRNAFWPITGALFGVDPGAPYSARVAALTAAGVAVWDVLKHCRRIGSLDASVEPDSMVPNDFDAFFAAHPGITHVYFNGAAAEKNYRRLVIAGGALCYRRLPSTSPAHTARYDAKLAAWRQITSDAART
- a CDS encoding uracil-DNA glycosylase produces the protein MVSRSRPQLPHPRIGGAFDTPVRPGSGWPGDPATRRTAVAATPAEVTEMAASARSLKQLDAEVSVCRACPRLVQWREEAAAVKRKSYADQPYWGRPAPGFGSEQPRILVVGLAPAAHGANRTGRVFTGDRSGDFLFASLHRSGLANQATCTDSADGLQLNDIRVAAAVRCAPPENAPTPAERTACAPWLDAEWRLTGADVRVIVALGGFAWQVALALVRRNGGSVGTPAPKFGHGATATLTTPRGDVELLGCFHPSQQNTFTGRLTPAMMDDIFATARAMSA
- a CDS encoding VOC family protein, which encodes MTDAPIPAGYTSLTPFLCVDGAAAAVDFYATVFGATVVEKMDGPDGTVAHAELDFGSGRLQLGDPADAYKIAAPDAGADVVTHSIALYCGDVDDVVAKAEKAGATVREAPQDFPTGDRFASLRDPFGIRWTVMTRVEDVTAEERDRRLSEWAAQNVN
- a CDS encoding LLM class flavin-dependent oxidoreductase; protein product: MRLSVLDLVPVRSDQSTSDALAATTLLAQAADRLGYTRYWIAEHHNMPAVAATSPPVLIAHLAAHTSSLRLGSGGVMLPNHAPLAVAEQFALLEAAHPGRIDLGIGRAPGSDPVTSMALRGPAGRDDRDIEQFPEYLDDVMALMSSKGVRVPLPRDLMRDNYILKATPAAVTEPRLWLLGSSMYSARLAAAKGLPYVFAHHFAGQGTEEALQYYRDNFVPSELTPEPVTFLTVNAVVAETHDEAMRLLLPNLQMMARLRTGQPLVALDLVEDAEALDLGPRAQAVIEAGVRQAVVGSPAEAADQVRDLAEHFGVDEVMVHPVAAAYRGVDPATSPARETTLELLAKELF
- a CDS encoding nitroreductase family deazaflavin-dependent oxidoreductase, which gives rise to MGVALWLEQNVGYRILMLHDKLYKSTGGRIGHRIPLPGVAPSLLLHTVGAKTGRQRTNTLSYFPDGGSYYVVASKGGDPKAPGWYHNLKANPDVEINLGPQRLAVTATPLLPGDPDYARLWTLVNEGNSHRYEGYQKRTTRPIPVVRLTPKA
- a CDS encoding AraC family transcriptional regulator gives rise to the protein MGAWKNATGGEPLRGVVGRPASTSAFDLTRMPAVGDTARYVEYFWSVTWDLRGQEPFDSAVITFPAMHLTHEWGDDGVRHGFPLPSTLVHGVVERVFRTTIRERGWVVGARFLPGGYTARFGGDASAMTGRIVPVDEGLFGVPVRFPDDVDAAASRLDRLIGQGGQPDGSYVALTRLVDRIRDDAGVHRVDQVMSHSPWSARTTQRVFRRYVGVPVKWVLCRYRLQNAALAIETDPGVDHADLAIRLGWYDQAHFINDFRAMLGCTPGEYAATYGQRRT